The genomic window ATAGTTGGAGGTAATATTCAGGCGTCACAGGAAATTGAAGCTAAATTTATTGGATCACAAATAGGTACACAAACAATAATTAATGTAGGTATAAAGCCAGAATATAGGCAGGAATATCAGGAATTAATAAAAAATAGAAATGAAAAGAAAAAGGTTTTTGATCACTTATCACATAATTTACAGATATACCAGAAGCGAGGTATTTCACCTGAAAATTTAACTGAGAAAAAGCGTTTAACATTAATTAAAATGTTAGATGAGTTGAAAAAAAGTAAACAAGAATTGACTAATATGGATAAAAGAATAGCGATATTAGAAGAAGAATTTAAAAATATTAATAACGCAAAAGTTAAAGCAACAGAAGTTGTTTATCCCGGTGTTAAAATTTATATTGGTCAATCTATATATTTAGTAAATGATGAAATCAAGTATTCTCAATTTATTTTAGAGAATGGTGATGTTGTTATTTCACCACTATAATTAAAAGATTGGGGGGGACTTAAAAAATGACAATTAGAAGTACTGATATGCAGGTCCTCATTCAAAGAGTTGGTGATGTAGCAAGGATACAACAAACTCAGCAACAAGAACAATCTAATAGACAACAAGAATTTATAAATCAAATAAATCAGCAAAAAGAAAAAGATAGCAAAACTACTAATAAGCCAATAAAACCAGAATCTGCACATATTAACGATAAAGAAGAAAAGAAAAATAAAAAAAATAAGCGTAAAAAAGAAAAAAATAAAAAGGAAAATGATGAAAAAAAGGAGAATAAAGAAGAATTGGTATCAGAAAAAGGTAATAATATAGATGTAAAAATATAAGTAGGTGATAACAATTACAAATGTACTAATGCTAATATCTGTTCTTCTTTTAGTCATTACAATTTTATCAATATATATTCATAAGCAGTATTTGGAAAATTTTAAAAATGAAGTGCAAGATATCGTGAATGAAGGAAAAGATATTCAAGAAAACTTGGAAAAAATATTGGATCAATCACTTGATGTTTCGCAGACTATTTTGGATCGAGTAGAAATGTCCAACCTAGCAAGTGATAAAAATACTCAACCTCTACAGTCTAATGAAAAAGGACAAAAAATAAATTCAAATAAAAGTAATTCTAATAAAATACGTGTTTACCAACTTGCAAAAGAATTAAACATGACTAGTAAAGAAATGGTTAATAGGCTTAACCAATTAGGATTAAAAATAAACAATCATATGAATATTTTAGAAGAGGAGAAAGCTAACTGGGTAAGAGATATATTAAAAATAAATGAAGAAATGAATAAAAATACTAACAGTAATAAGAGTAATATTAGTTTATTTTTAAAAAGAAATGATAAAAATATAATTGATGTAAATCATTTAGATGAGTTAAAAGCAGTTGATCCATATATTGCAGTTAAAACTCTTAATGAAAAAGGCTATGACATTAAAGAAATTGCTCAATTATTAGGCAGGGGTCAAGGTGAAGTTAGTTTGATATTAAATCTTAATAAAACGAAGAAAGCATTATAAGTCGAAGAGTATATCTTCGACTTTTTTGGTGTAAAATGCTTTTAGATACTTTGTATTATTGCAAAGCCTTTAACCATATGGTATATTAATTTTTGGTAATTACACACGCTACAGAGTTTAAGGAAAGTGCTGTTACAGAAGTAACAGTCTCCAAAAATGATGAAGTAGCGGAGGAATAAAACTTAAAGGAGGTGTTAGTCTGTGTCAGTAATTACTATGAAGCAACTGCTTGAAGCAGGAGTGCATTTCGGACATCAGACAAGACGTTGGAACCCTAAAATGTCGACTTATATTTATATGGAGAGAAACGGCATTTACATTATTGATTTGCAGCAAACAGTAAAAAAATTTGAAGAAGCTTATACATTTGTTAAAAATGTAGCTGCAGAGGGCAAGGGAGTATTATTTGTTGGTACTAAAAAACAAGCCCAGGAAACAATTAAAGAGCAAGCTGAAAGGTGTAGTATGTACTATGTAAACCAGCGTTGGCTAGGTGGGATGCTTACTAACTTTAAAACCATTAGAAAGCGAGTCTATCGTCTTAAGGAACTTGAAAAGATGGAAGAGGATGGCATGTTTGAAGTTTTAACCAAGAAAGAAGTTGCAAGGTTAATAAACGAAAGAGAAAGGTTAGAACGTTTCCTCGGTGGTATAAAAGATATGGACAAACTCCCAGGTGCTGTTTTTGTAGTAGATCCAAGAAAAGAAAGAATCGCTGTAGCTGAGGCTCGAAAGCTAAATATTCCTGTTATAGCTATAGTTGATACTAATTGTGATCCGGATGAGGTTGATTATGTAATTCCAGGTAATGATGATGCTATCAGAGCTGTAAAATTAATGTCATCAAAAATAGCTGATGCTGTAATAGAAGGCCAACAGGGAGAGCAAACAGCCGAGTAAGTAGAAAAGGGGTGAAGGGTTTTCCTGTACGCCCCTTTTTTGTGAAACTTACTATTGTTTAAAAATACATTTTATAATTACTTTTACATAAGGAGGTAAATATTGTGGTAAGTGCGCAATTAGTAAAGGAACTACGAGAAAGAACCGGTGCAGGTATGATGGATTGCAAAAAAGCCTTAGTAGAAACTAATGGTGATATTGAAAAAGCTATTGATGAATTAAGAACTAGAGGGCTTGCAAAGGCTGCTAAAAAATCAGGCAGAGTAGCAAGTGAAGGGCTTGTAACTTCATATATTCATGGTGGTGGACGTATTGGAGTATTAGTAGAAATAAATTGTGAAACAGATTTTGTTGCTAAAAACGAAGATTTTAAAAACTTAACTCGTGATATAGCTATGCAAATTGCAGCTTCTAATCCAGATTATATTTCTCGTGAAGAAGTTCCACAAGAAGATATAGATAGAGAAAAGGAAGTACTTAAAGCTCAAGCGATTGAAGAAGGGAAACCCGAAAAAGTCATAGAGAAGATGGTAGAAGGTCGAATAGAAAAATTCTTTAAAGAAAGATGTTTATTAGAACAGGCGTATATAAAAGATCCAGATACAACTGTTCAGGACTTAATTCATACAAGTATTTCCAAAATAGGAGAAAACATTAACATTAGACGTTTTGCTCGTTATGAAGTTGGAGAAGGCATTGAAAAAGAAGAAACAGATTTTGCCTCAGAAGTAATGTCACAAATAAAGTCTGAATAAACATAACTGTATAAAGCAAACAAGGTCATTCTCAGGAGGTAATAAATTGCAAAATCCCAAATATAATCGTATTGTTCTCAAACTTAGCGGAGAAGCTTTAGCTGGTAATAAAGGTTATGGAATAGAACATGATATATTAGCCTCTATTGCCAACCAAGTTGTTGAAGTAGTCAAGTTAGGAGTTCAAGTATCTGTAGTAGTAGGAGGAGGCAATATTTGGCGAGGAGTATCTGGCAGTGCCAGGGGAATGGATAGATCAACAGCTGATTATATGGGGATGCTAGCTACTGTTATTAATGCATTGGCATTACAAGATGCTCTTGAAAATGAGGGCATGGAGACTAGAGTTATGTCAGCAATTGAGATGAAAGAAGTAGCAGAACCATATATTAGGCGAAGAGCAATTAGACATCTAGAAAAGAACCGTGTTGTTATATTTGCGGCTGGTACTGGTAATCCATATTTTTCAACTGATACTGCAGCAGCTTTAAGATCAGCTGAAATTGAAGCTGATGTGATATTAATGGCTAAGAAGGTGGATGGGGTATATGATTCAGATCCACTAAACAATCCTAATGCGAAAAAATTTGAAGATTTAAAATATATAGATGTATTAAATAAGGGTTTAGGTGTTATGGATTCTACTGCTACTTCTCTGTGTATGGACAATACTATACCTGTAGTAGTGTTTGACCTAACTAAAAAGGGCAACATATATAAAGTTGTTATGGGTGAGGATATAGGTACCTATGTAGGGAGGTAATTAAAAATGATGGATGATATACTTAAAGATAGTGAAGATAGGATGAAAAAATCAATTGAACACTTAACCAAAGATTTTGCAGCGTTAAGGGCTGGTAGAGCAAATCCTGCTATGTTAGATAAAGTTATGGTAGAGTATTATGGTGAACCAACACCACTAAATCAGTTGGCTAGTATTACTGTACCAGAAGCTAGATTGTTAGTTATTCAACCGTGGGATAAAGGAAGCATAGCTGATATAGAAAAGGCTATATTAAAGTCTGATTTAGGTGTAAACCCCACTAATGATGGTAATGTAATTCGTATAGCCATACCTCAGTTAACCGAGGAAAGAAGAAAAGAATTAGTAAAAGTAGTTAAAAAAAGGGCTGAAGAAGGCAAAGTAGCAATAAGAAATATTAGAAGAGAAGCTAATGATATGTTAAAAGATACTGAAAAAGACAAGGTTATATCAGAGGATGAATTAAAAAAAGGATTAAATGATATTCAAAAAATAACAGATAAATATATTAAAGACATTGATTCCGTACTTCAAGCAAAAGAAAAAGACATTATGGAAGTTTAAGCTTGCAAAAAGTTGAATTGTTGTTTTTTAAAAAAGCAATACCCCCCACACAATGTCGGGGGTTTTGTATTTTGGGAGAGAAGGGTTCTAGTGAGCAAGAATATAAATTACCGAACAAAATTAAATTCAGAGACTTTACCCAAACACATCGCAATTATTATGGATGGAAACGGTAGGTGGGCTAAAAAAAGATTATTACCACGTACCGCAGGTCATCGTGCTGGTATGAAAAGTTTACGGAAAGTCGTTGAAACCTGTACTGAATTGAAGATACAGGTATTAACTGTCTATGCCTTTTCTACTGAAAATTGGAAAAGACCTGAAGGTGAAGTTAGTTATCTAATGGAACTTCTTGTTGAGTATTTAAACAAAGAAATAAAAGAACTTCATGACAATAATGTCAAAATTCAAATAATTGGTGATATTCAGGTACTAAACAATTCATGTAAACAAGAAATTAATCGTGCAATTTTAATGACCGAAAATAATACTGGTTTGATTTTTAATATAGCTTTAAACTATGGATCAAGAACTGAAATAATATATGCCATAAAACAAGTAGCAGAACAAATTCAAGCTAATTTAATTACTATTGATGATATAAATGAACAAATGTTGTCAAACACTTTATATACTAGCAATATTCCTGATCCGGATTTATTGATTAGGACAGCAGGTGAAATGCGTTTAAGTAATTTTCTGCTATGGCAAATAGCCTATTCAGAATTATGGATAACAGAAAAACTATGGCCAGATTTCGGAGAAAAAGACCTAATTAAAGCTATTGTTGATTACCAAAAAAGAGATCGGAGATTTGGCGGAATTAAATAGGAGTTGAGGAGAATATATGCTTAGTACGCGGATACTTACAGCTATAGTCACTATACCTATATTAACTTTTATTCTTTACCAAGGTGGAATTTACTGGACATTATTATTTGCTTTAATAGCAGCACTTGGTCTATTTGAATTTTATAACATGATTTCGAGTAAAGGTTTAGCCCCTTTATGGTTATTAGGATATTTAACAATGTTTCTCATCTTGTTTTCTAGCTATTACTTAGAATTTATAGGAATTATCATATTTATATTAATATTTACTATAGTACTATTTACTATTGTTTTTTATCCACAAAAAACCATTGGAGAGATATCATTAAGCTTATTTGGCTCAATATATATAGGTTATTTACTGCATTATGCTATTAACGTACAGACTTTAAATAATGCCTTTTGGATAATATTATTAGCTTTTATACTTACATGGGCTAGCGATGTAGGTGGTTATTTTTTTGGAAGATTATTTGGAAGAGAAAAAATTGCGCCACTATTAAGCCCTAATAAGACTTGGGCAGGAGCTATTGGGTCTATAGTTTTTTCAGTTGTAATAACAATTGGATATTTCTCTTTTGTTCCTTTAAACAATATTGAGTTCATAAATTTAATAACACTAGGTATAATTGCTAGTATAATGGCACAATTAGGTGATTTATTTATATCAAGTGTAAAAAGGTATTGCAATGCAAAAGATTCAGGTAATATCATACCTGGCCACGGAGGGGTTCTTGATAGGTTTGATAGTTTTATTTTAGTATTACCAACAGTATATTACTTTTTTACATTCTATTTGAATATGTTTATATAAATAAGAAGATTAGGTTAGTGTTAATGTATTAATTGTATTGAAAAGTGAGGGAAACATGTGGATCCTGAATTACAAAAAAGCATT from Candidatus Syntrophocurvum alkaliphilum includes these protein-coding regions:
- the rpsB gene encoding 30S ribosomal protein S2, encoding MSVITMKQLLEAGVHFGHQTRRWNPKMSTYIYMERNGIYIIDLQQTVKKFEEAYTFVKNVAAEGKGVLFVGTKKQAQETIKEQAERCSMYYVNQRWLGGMLTNFKTIRKRVYRLKELEKMEEDGMFEVLTKKEVARLINERERLERFLGGIKDMDKLPGAVFVVDPRKERIAVAEARKLNIPVIAIVDTNCDPDEVDYVIPGNDDAIRAVKLMSSKIADAVIEGQQGEQTAE
- the tsf gene encoding translation elongation factor Ts, with protein sequence MVSAQLVKELRERTGAGMMDCKKALVETNGDIEKAIDELRTRGLAKAAKKSGRVASEGLVTSYIHGGGRIGVLVEINCETDFVAKNEDFKNLTRDIAMQIAASNPDYISREEVPQEDIDREKEVLKAQAIEEGKPEKVIEKMVEGRIEKFFKERCLLEQAYIKDPDTTVQDLIHTSISKIGENINIRRFARYEVGEGIEKEETDFASEVMSQIKSE
- the pyrH gene encoding UMP kinase, translating into MQNPKYNRIVLKLSGEALAGNKGYGIEHDILASIANQVVEVVKLGVQVSVVVGGGNIWRGVSGSARGMDRSTADYMGMLATVINALALQDALENEGMETRVMSAIEMKEVAEPYIRRRAIRHLEKNRVVIFAAGTGNPYFSTDTAAALRSAEIEADVILMAKKVDGVYDSDPLNNPNAKKFEDLKYIDVLNKGLGVMDSTATSLCMDNTIPVVVFDLTKKGNIYKVVMGEDIGTYVGR
- the frr gene encoding ribosome recycling factor, translating into MMDDILKDSEDRMKKSIEHLTKDFAALRAGRANPAMLDKVMVEYYGEPTPLNQLASITVPEARLLVIQPWDKGSIADIEKAILKSDLGVNPTNDGNVIRIAIPQLTEERRKELVKVVKKRAEEGKVAIRNIRREANDMLKDTEKDKVISEDELKKGLNDIQKITDKYIKDIDSVLQAKEKDIMEV
- a CDS encoding isoprenyl transferase, giving the protein MSKNINYRTKLNSETLPKHIAIIMDGNGRWAKKRLLPRTAGHRAGMKSLRKVVETCTELKIQVLTVYAFSTENWKRPEGEVSYLMELLVEYLNKEIKELHDNNVKIQIIGDIQVLNNSCKQEINRAILMTENNTGLIFNIALNYGSRTEIIYAIKQVAEQIQANLITIDDINEQMLSNTLYTSNIPDPDLLIRTAGEMRLSNFLLWQIAYSELWITEKLWPDFGEKDLIKAIVDYQKRDRRFGGIK
- a CDS encoding translation initiation factor IF-2 N-terminal domain-containing protein encodes the protein MITITNVLMLISVLLLVITILSIYIHKQYLENFKNEVQDIVNEGKDIQENLEKILDQSLDVSQTILDRVEMSNLASDKNTQPLQSNEKGQKINSNKSNSNKIRVYQLAKELNMTSKEMVNRLNQLGLKINNHMNILEEEKANWVRDILKINEEMNKNTNSNKSNISLFLKRNDKNIIDVNHLDELKAVDPYIAVKTLNEKGYDIKEIAQLLGRGQGEVSLILNLNKTKKAL
- a CDS encoding phosphatidate cytidylyltransferase, giving the protein MLSTRILTAIVTIPILTFILYQGGIYWTLLFALIAALGLFEFYNMISSKGLAPLWLLGYLTMFLILFSSYYLEFIGIIIFILIFTIVLFTIVFYPQKTIGEISLSLFGSIYIGYLLHYAINVQTLNNAFWIILLAFILTWASDVGGYFFGRLFGREKIAPLLSPNKTWAGAIGSIVFSVVITIGYFSFVPLNNIEFINLITLGIIASIMAQLGDLFISSVKRYCNAKDSGNIIPGHGGVLDRFDSFILVLPTVYYFFTFYLNMFI